The Candidatus Koribacter versatilis Ellin345 genome has a segment encoding these proteins:
- a CDS encoding glycoside hydrolase family 30 protein gives MTRLTFILALLVSLSAVHAQQVSVIETDADLHTPMQAKPALKFSPGPSSSSTTLTVSAAKKYQTIDGFGASLTDSSAWLLYTKLTPEQRKQTMTDLFDPKQGIGLNFVRQPMGASDLALTKYSYDDLPRGQTDPSLAHFSIAHDEPYILPTLREAIAINPELKIMATPWSPPGWMKTTDSLIGGELRKDSYAPLAQYFVKFIQAYEKAGVPIYALTMQNEALFQPRNYSGMLFPAEDQRNFLRDNLGPALAAATLHPKIMVYDHNWDHPEYPETILRDPVAAKYAAGIAWHCYGGDVSTQSRVHDEFPDKDAWETECSGGTWQKEKPLHAEAWLIIQSTRHWAKAVELWNMALDQKNGPFVGGCDTCRGVVTVDTSKSPAVVTKNGDYYALGHASKFVRPGAHHIDTNDLENQKLLNVAFQNPDGGIALLVLNFADAAQTFSVVGSGSSFMYTLPAGSLATFTWQPSTATPN, from the coding sequence GGGCCCAAGTTCCTCCAGCACAACCCTCACGGTGAGTGCCGCGAAGAAGTATCAGACCATCGATGGCTTCGGCGCGTCGCTCACCGATTCTTCCGCCTGGCTCCTCTACACCAAGCTCACGCCTGAACAGCGCAAGCAGACCATGACCGACCTCTTCGATCCGAAGCAGGGAATCGGCCTCAACTTCGTGCGCCAGCCCATGGGCGCCTCCGATCTCGCGCTCACGAAATACTCGTACGACGATCTTCCCCGGGGCCAGACCGACCCGTCGCTCGCGCACTTCTCCATCGCGCACGACGAGCCCTACATCCTCCCGACGTTGCGCGAAGCCATCGCCATCAATCCCGAACTAAAAATCATGGCCACGCCCTGGTCTCCGCCCGGATGGATGAAGACCACCGACTCCCTCATCGGTGGCGAACTCCGCAAAGATTCCTACGCCCCGCTCGCGCAATACTTCGTCAAGTTCATCCAGGCCTACGAAAAGGCCGGCGTCCCGATCTACGCGCTCACCATGCAGAACGAGGCCCTCTTCCAGCCCAGGAACTATTCGGGCATGCTCTTTCCCGCCGAAGATCAGCGCAACTTCCTGCGCGATAACCTCGGCCCTGCGCTAGCCGCTGCGACTCTCCATCCCAAGATCATGGTCTACGACCACAACTGGGACCACCCGGAATATCCCGAGACGATCCTTCGCGATCCGGTCGCTGCGAAATACGCTGCCGGCATCGCCTGGCACTGCTACGGTGGTGACGTCTCCACGCAGTCCCGAGTCCACGACGAATTCCCCGACAAGGACGCGTGGGAAACCGAGTGTTCCGGCGGCACCTGGCAGAAAGAAAAGCCGCTCCACGCCGAAGCCTGGCTCATCATCCAGTCCACCCGCCACTGGGCCAAGGCCGTCGAACTTTGGAACATGGCGCTTGACCAGAAGAACGGTCCGTTTGTCGGCGGATGCGATACCTGCCGCGGCGTCGTCACCGTTGACACCAGCAAATCTCCCGCGGTCGTCACCAAGAACGGCGACTACTACGCCCTCGGCCACGCCAGCAAATTCGTTCGCCCCGGCGCGCACCACATCGACACCAACGATCTCGAAAACCAGAAGCTGCTCAACGTCGCATTTCAGAATCCCGACGGCGGCATCGCACTTCTCGTTCTCAACTTCGCCGACGCCGCACAAACATTTTCCGTCGTAGGTTCCGGCAGCTCGTTCATGTACACTCTGCCCGCCGGTTCGCTCGCAACCTTTACCTGGCAGCCCAGCACCGCCACTCCGAACTAA